The following coding sequences lie in one Halogeometricum rufum genomic window:
- a CDS encoding MarR family transcriptional regulator, translating to MSTTEVVGADEGTTDRWESIREMPPSAKLVAKVLDYNETLTQSQLAEETLLPPRTVRYALSRLEEADAVDSRFSFSDARKRLYTLNI from the coding sequence ATGAGCACCACCGAAGTAGTCGGCGCGGACGAGGGGACGACCGACCGCTGGGAGTCGATTCGAGAGATGCCGCCGAGCGCCAAACTCGTCGCGAAGGTTCTCGACTACAACGAGACGCTGACCCAGAGCCAACTCGCCGAGGAGACGCTCCTGCCGCCGCGCACGGTCCGGTACGCGCTCTCCCGCCTCGAAGAGGCCGACGCCGTCGACTCGCGGTTCTCCTTCTCCGACGCCCGCAAGCGGCTCTACACGCTGAACATTTAA
- a CDS encoding DUF7346 family protein, translating into MQTVRDDDGKRYVLVKRSGDSSRVRDPATGEERYLPNDDLTFEGVSPLVAAASGVADPVRRAVTAVHDERSLGLLVELVDRDAVSVVALLDAYDLCESDLHGLLGEFRAAGLLTETTVHGERGYAATEAAREAVAALRGGSE; encoded by the coding sequence ATGCAGACGGTCCGCGACGACGACGGCAAGCGCTACGTCCTCGTCAAACGCTCCGGCGACTCCAGTCGCGTCCGCGACCCGGCGACGGGCGAGGAGCGATACCTCCCGAACGACGACCTGACGTTCGAGGGCGTCTCACCGCTGGTCGCCGCCGCGTCCGGCGTCGCCGACCCCGTCCGACGAGCCGTCACCGCCGTCCACGACGAACGCTCGCTCGGCCTCCTCGTGGAACTGGTGGACCGCGACGCGGTGTCGGTGGTGGCGTTGCTGGACGCTTACGACCTCTGTGAGTCCGACCTCCACGGCCTGCTCGGCGAGTTCCGCGCGGCCGGACTCCTCACGGAGACGACCGTCCACGGCGAACGCGGTTACGCCGCCACCGAGGCGGCGAGAGAGGCAGTCGCCGCCCTCCGGGGCGGATCGGAGTAA
- a CDS encoding PAS domain-containing protein: MESGSSGEEDLPVGEGERIVSEPAEILERVSDGFYALDDEWRIRYVNERAEEFLRRSEDELLGQSVWEAFPGARESPLWEQYHEAMETQESVTCDFYYEPLESWFEVNAYPSETGLSVYFRDVTEAKERERELLETQRRHRTLVENVPNGAVALFDEDLRFLVVGGDADDLDSIEADRLEGMTLFEGVDPEVAERVEPHYRAALDGERRTFVHTLDGQVRTVRTVPVRGEDGDVIAGLAISQNVTGQVERRRELEKRSRQQDVVANLGRMALENPPLDDLFDRATEAVAETLGNEYCKVLDLDPNGEELLLRSGVGWKPGYAGEATVPNDAGSQAGYTLRSAEPVVVEDLPAEDRFSGPDLLVEHDVRSGISTIIGPAANPWGILGTHDTERRSFDEYDVDFVQSVANILASAIERRETERELHAQRNRLAALNDLNSLAQQISESVVKESSREEIERLVCEELAASDSYVFAWIGEADESGGEVLSRAEAGVENYASKLSLRLDEEPGRSGPTAQALLTGETQVVQDVRENANYAGWREHARDHRYRSSAAIPIAFQGTQYGVLNVYSERPAAFGEEERTTLSRLGTIVGHALRSVERDRRLRESERRYRTLAENVPNGSVTLVDRDLRYVLAAGSNFDDLGVDAEAIEGSHVSELSYLSADVRERMREALEAALDGETTTVTLAYDGKVYEYRAVPVRDGEEIRAAMSLSQDVTERVRHEEELERERERLELMNRLIRHNLLNSLNVVEARLAFLEGEVEGDAAEHLRTARNRTESMVQLVETIRSLMTAIADRGELDLEPVSLNDVVERELTAAREMFPDAEFDAEMPPDVSVAANELLEEVVENLLVNAVQHNDKPTPEVTVAVAADEETATLTVADNGPGVAPDMEAKLFDKGAKGFDSPGTGFGLHLVREIVEAYGGDVSAENLTPTGTKFVVTLPRADGDASAS, from the coding sequence ATGGAATCCGGTTCATCCGGAGAAGAGGACCTCCCCGTCGGCGAGGGCGAGAGAATCGTCTCCGAACCGGCGGAGATTCTCGAACGCGTCTCCGACGGCTTCTACGCGCTCGACGACGAGTGGCGCATCAGGTACGTGAACGAACGGGCCGAGGAGTTCCTCCGGCGGTCGGAGGACGAACTGCTCGGCCAGTCGGTCTGGGAGGCGTTCCCCGGGGCGAGGGAGAGTCCGCTGTGGGAGCAGTACCACGAGGCGATGGAGACGCAGGAGTCGGTCACCTGCGACTTCTACTACGAACCGCTGGAGAGTTGGTTCGAGGTCAACGCCTACCCCTCGGAGACCGGCCTCTCGGTGTACTTTCGCGACGTGACCGAGGCGAAAGAGCGCGAACGGGAACTGCTGGAGACGCAACGGCGGCACCGGACGCTCGTTGAGAACGTCCCGAACGGAGCCGTCGCACTGTTCGACGAGGACCTGCGATTCCTCGTCGTGGGCGGCGACGCCGACGACCTGGACTCCATCGAGGCCGACCGACTGGAGGGGATGACCCTGTTCGAGGGAGTGGACCCGGAGGTGGCCGAACGGGTGGAACCGCACTATCGCGCCGCCCTCGACGGCGAGCGACGAACGTTCGTCCACACGCTCGACGGACAGGTCCGGACCGTCAGAACCGTGCCCGTCCGGGGAGAGGACGGCGACGTCATCGCCGGACTCGCCATCTCGCAGAACGTCACCGGCCAGGTCGAGCGTCGGCGCGAACTGGAGAAGCGGTCGCGTCAGCAGGACGTCGTCGCGAACCTCGGGCGCATGGCGCTGGAGAACCCGCCGCTGGACGACCTGTTCGACAGGGCGACCGAAGCCGTCGCCGAGACGCTCGGCAACGAGTACTGCAAGGTGTTGGACCTCGACCCGAACGGCGAGGAACTGCTCCTGCGCTCGGGCGTCGGGTGGAAACCGGGGTACGCGGGCGAAGCCACGGTGCCGAACGACGCGGGGTCGCAGGCGGGGTACACGCTCCGGTCGGCTGAACCCGTGGTCGTCGAGGACCTCCCCGCGGAGGACCGATTCTCCGGGCCGGACCTGCTCGTCGAACACGACGTGCGGAGCGGCATCAGCACCATCATCGGCCCCGCGGCGAACCCGTGGGGTATCCTCGGGACCCACGACACCGAGCGACGGTCGTTCGACGAGTACGACGTGGACTTCGTCCAGAGCGTCGCCAACATCCTCGCCAGCGCCATCGAACGCCGGGAGACCGAACGCGAACTGCACGCACAGCGGAACCGACTGGCGGCGCTCAACGACCTGAACTCGCTCGCCCAGCAGATTTCGGAGTCGGTGGTCAAAGAGTCCAGCCGCGAGGAGATAGAGCGCCTCGTCTGCGAGGAACTGGCCGCTTCGGATTCCTACGTGTTCGCGTGGATCGGCGAGGCGGACGAGTCGGGTGGCGAAGTCCTCTCGCGCGCGGAGGCGGGCGTGGAGAACTACGCGTCGAAGCTCTCGCTCCGCCTCGACGAGGAACCGGGGCGGTCCGGCCCGACGGCGCAAGCGCTACTCACGGGCGAGACGCAGGTGGTCCAGGACGTGCGGGAGAACGCGAACTACGCGGGGTGGCGGGAACACGCCCGCGACCACCGCTACCGTTCCTCGGCGGCCATCCCCATCGCGTTCCAGGGCACGCAGTACGGCGTCCTGAACGTCTACTCCGAGCGACCCGCCGCGTTCGGCGAGGAGGAACGGACGACGCTCTCCCGACTCGGGACTATCGTCGGCCACGCGCTCCGGTCCGTCGAGCGCGACAGGCGACTGCGCGAGAGCGAACGCCGCTATCGCACCCTCGCGGAGAACGTCCCGAACGGGTCGGTGACGCTCGTCGACAGGGACCTGCGCTACGTCCTCGCGGCGGGGTCGAACTTCGACGACCTCGGCGTCGACGCCGAGGCGATAGAGGGTTCACACGTCAGCGAACTGTCCTACCTCTCGGCTGACGTCCGCGAACGGATGCGCGAGGCGCTCGAAGCGGCGCTCGACGGCGAGACGACGACGGTCACGCTGGCGTACGACGGCAAGGTGTACGAGTACCGGGCGGTTCCGGTCCGCGACGGCGAGGAGATTCGCGCGGCGATGTCGCTCTCGCAGGACGTCACCGAACGCGTCCGGCACGAGGAGGAGCTCGAACGCGAACGCGAGCGGCTGGAACTGATGAACCGCCTCATCCGTCACAACCTCCTCAACAGCCTCAACGTCGTCGAAGCGCGTCTGGCGTTCCTCGAAGGAGAGGTCGAGGGCGACGCCGCCGAGCACTTGCGGACGGCGCGCAACCGAACGGAGTCGATGGTCCAACTCGTCGAGACGATTCGGTCGCTGATGACGGCCATCGCCGACCGAGGCGAACTGGACCTCGAACCCGTCTCGCTGAACGACGTCGTCGAGCGCGAACTGACGGCCGCCCGCGAGATGTTCCCCGACGCCGAGTTCGACGCCGAGATGCCGCCGGACGTCTCCGTCGCGGCGAACGAACTGCTCGAGGAGGTGGTCGAGAACCTGCTGGTCAACGCCGTCCAGCACAACGACAAACCGACGCCGGAGGTGACCGTCGCCGTCGCCGCCGACGAGGAGACGGCGACGCTGACCGTCGCCGACAACGGGCCGGGCGTCGCGCCCGACATGGAGGCGAAACTGTTCGACAAGGGGGCAAAGGGGTTCGACAGCCCGGGCACCGGGTTCGGGCTCCACCTCGTCCGCGAGATAGTCGAAGCGTACGGCGGCGACGTGAGCGCCGAGAACCTGACGCCGACGGGGACGAAGTTCGTCGTCACGCTCCCCCGCGCGGACGGCGACGCGTCGGCGTCGTAG
- the mre11 gene encoding DNA double-strand break repair protein Mre11, producing the protein MTRVIHTGDTHVGYQQYHSPDRRRDFLDAFEQVVEDAVADDVDAVVHAGDLFHDRRPELRDLMGTIDVLRQLADAEIPFLAVVGNHESTRGGQWLDLFERLGLAERLGDEPRVVGDTAFYGLDHVPKARRDDLTYDFEPHDCDHAALVGHGLFTPFAHADWETETVLGESNVAFDAFLVGDNHAPGTERVDGTWVTYCGSTERASAAEEDARGYNLVTFDGEVDVRRRSLDTRPFAFVSVELAAGEGAERVREQVRQHDVEDAVAIVEITGDGEPVTPASIEEFLAERGALVGRVTDRRTTETETEVNVSFADPDDAVRERVSDLGLSAAALDVDETVRASKTADANVREEVKTRVDSLVEAGDLDAFAPAEDAADDAAESVTAVTDATDGTETTDATDTTEATDDGIANDVADPTTEADATAAAGETAGTNATDEADVTDEADVTDESSATAAADGTDETAESDASSETAETTENDDGDGQFTMEDF; encoded by the coding sequence ATGACACGGGTGATACACACCGGCGACACCCACGTCGGGTACCAGCAGTACCACTCGCCGGACCGGCGTCGCGACTTCCTCGACGCGTTCGAACAGGTGGTCGAAGACGCCGTCGCGGACGACGTGGACGCCGTCGTCCACGCGGGGGACCTGTTCCACGACCGACGGCCGGAACTCCGGGACCTCATGGGGACCATCGACGTCCTCCGGCAGTTGGCCGACGCGGAGATTCCGTTCCTCGCCGTCGTCGGCAACCACGAGTCCACGCGCGGCGGGCAGTGGTTGGACCTGTTCGAACGCCTCGGACTGGCCGAACGACTGGGCGACGAACCGCGCGTCGTCGGCGACACGGCGTTCTACGGACTCGACCACGTGCCGAAGGCCCGGCGGGACGACCTGACGTACGACTTCGAACCGCACGACTGCGACCACGCCGCCCTCGTCGGCCACGGCCTGTTCACGCCGTTCGCCCACGCCGACTGGGAGACGGAGACGGTCCTCGGCGAGTCGAACGTCGCGTTCGACGCGTTCCTCGTCGGCGACAACCACGCGCCCGGCACCGAACGGGTCGACGGCACGTGGGTGACGTACTGCGGGTCGACCGAACGCGCGAGTGCCGCCGAGGAGGACGCGCGCGGGTACAACCTCGTCACGTTCGACGGCGAGGTGGACGTCCGCCGCCGGTCGCTGGACACGCGCCCGTTCGCGTTCGTCTCGGTCGAACTGGCCGCGGGCGAGGGCGCCGAACGCGTCCGCGAACAGGTCCGCCAGCACGACGTAGAGGACGCCGTCGCAATCGTGGAGATAACGGGCGACGGCGAACCGGTGACGCCCGCCTCGATAGAGGAGTTCCTCGCCGAACGGGGGGCGCTGGTCGGCCGCGTCACCGACCGCCGGACGACGGAGACGGAGACGGAGGTGAACGTCTCGTTCGCCGACCCGGACGACGCGGTCCGCGAACGCGTCTCCGACCTCGGCCTGTCGGCGGCCGCCCTCGACGTGGACGAGACGGTCCGCGCGAGCAAGACGGCGGACGCGAACGTCCGCGAGGAGGTGAAGACGCGCGTCGATTCGCTCGTGGAGGCGGGTGACCTCGACGCCTTCGCGCCCGCCGAGGACGCGGCGGACGACGCGGCGGAGTCCGTGACCGCCGTGACAGATGCGACCGACGGAACAGAGACGACCGATGCGACGGATACCACCGAGGCGACCGACGACGGCATCGCGAACGACGTGGCCGACCCGACGACCGAGGCCGACGCGACTGCGGCGGCCGGGGAGACGGCTGGAACGAACGCGACGGACGAAGCGGACGTGACGGACGAAGCAGACGTGACGGACGAGTCGAGTGCGACTGCGGCGGCCGACGGGACCGACGAAACCGCTGAGAGCGACGCGAGCAGCGAAACCGCCGAGACCACCGAGAACGACGACGGAGACGGCCAGTTCACCATGGAGGACTTCTAG
- the rad50 gene encoding DNA double-strand break repair ATPase Rad50, which yields MRFDRIRIQNFKPYAETDLDLTDGVTVIHGLNGSGKSSLLEACFFALYGARALDENLEDVMTTGTEESEIELWFTHDGASYRVHRRLRKSGDRVQTATCVLEGPDTAIDGARDVRAFVADLLRMDAEAFVNCAYVRQGEVNKLINATPSERQDTIDDLLQLGKLEEYRVRAGKARLGVEDVLTQRRGALSKVESQIAAKEDAGLHERLNALETELGEVDDGIARYEQQREKAAETLSDAESVLETYREKRAELDELDAEIADLRETVESDERKRETLRSEAGEARDRVDDLRSRIESVRAETTLDEATADAISARRDELDEREDEIRTDLTEARERRTMLSNQAEKLRERAEEFESRAAEKRSRAAELDDGAEEAAEELERRSDRLDELEAELETLTAEFEDAPVELGAAASHRDEIRETLTDVRADLTETNAEVENVRDRLAEAEELRAEGKCPECGQPVEDSPHVDAIGEYEARSEALESTLSDLRERRETLESRLDRAKSLVETENRVGELRNSRDLFAERIEDARETVEERRTEAETLREEADELAAEAEEKRTAATTQSEAAAEAAETVRELEADLESVADAEERLDTLSDLRSTLSETESEIERLEERRENLAELNDERRERLADKRDRRSELADDVDESTVEEATEQRERAETYLEQVDDELESLREKRDELQNEIGGVKGELAQLSELREDRDELAARVDALESLHAETEELEAMYGDLRAELRQRNVETLERMLNETFELVYGNDAYSRIRLDGEYELTVFQKDGTALDPEQLSGGERALFNLSLRTAIYRLLAEGIEGAAPMPPLILDEPTVFLDSGHVSRLVDLVDEMRDLGVRQIIIVSHDDELVGAADELVTVEKDPTSNRSSVRQEDPDALVAAESLADD from the coding sequence ATGCGCTTCGACCGGATTCGAATCCAGAACTTCAAGCCCTACGCGGAGACGGACCTCGACCTGACCGACGGCGTGACCGTCATCCACGGCCTGAACGGGAGCGGCAAGTCGTCCCTCTTGGAGGCCTGCTTCTTCGCGCTCTACGGCGCGCGCGCCCTCGACGAGAACCTGGAGGACGTGATGACGACGGGGACGGAGGAGTCCGAGATAGAACTGTGGTTCACGCACGACGGCGCGTCGTACCGCGTCCACCGTCGCCTCCGCAAGTCCGGCGACCGGGTCCAGACGGCCACGTGCGTCCTCGAAGGCCCGGACACGGCCATCGACGGCGCGCGCGACGTTCGCGCCTTCGTCGCGGACCTCCTGCGGATGGACGCCGAGGCGTTCGTCAACTGCGCGTACGTCCGGCAGGGCGAGGTGAACAAACTCATCAACGCGACGCCGAGCGAGCGTCAGGACACGATAGACGACCTGCTCCAACTCGGCAAACTGGAGGAGTACCGCGTCCGCGCGGGCAAGGCGCGACTCGGCGTCGAAGACGTGCTGACGCAACGCCGCGGCGCCCTCTCGAAGGTCGAGTCGCAGATAGCGGCCAAGGAGGACGCCGGCCTGCACGAACGGCTGAACGCCCTCGAGACCGAACTCGGCGAGGTGGACGACGGAATCGCGCGGTACGAACAGCAACGCGAGAAGGCCGCCGAGACGCTGTCGGACGCCGAGTCGGTCCTCGAGACGTACCGCGAGAAGCGCGCGGAACTCGACGAACTCGACGCGGAGATAGCCGACCTGCGCGAGACGGTCGAGTCCGACGAACGGAAGCGAGAGACGCTGCGAAGCGAGGCCGGCGAGGCGAGAGACCGGGTGGACGACCTCCGAAGCCGAATCGAGTCGGTCAGAGCCGAGACGACGCTGGACGAGGCGACGGCCGACGCCATCTCGGCCCGCCGCGACGAACTGGACGAACGCGAGGACGAGATTCGGACGGACCTCACCGAGGCGCGGGAGCGACGCACGATGCTCTCGAATCAGGCCGAGAAACTGCGCGAACGCGCCGAGGAGTTCGAGTCGCGGGCGGCCGAGAAGCGGTCCCGCGCCGCGGAACTGGACGACGGCGCCGAGGAGGCCGCCGAGGAACTCGAACGGCGCAGCGACCGACTCGACGAACTCGAAGCCGAACTGGAGACGCTGACGGCGGAGTTCGAGGACGCGCCCGTCGAACTCGGCGCGGCGGCGTCGCACCGCGACGAGATTCGGGAGACGCTGACCGACGTGCGCGCCGACCTCACCGAGACGAACGCGGAGGTGGAGAACGTCCGCGACCGACTCGCGGAGGCCGAGGAACTGCGCGCGGAGGGGAAGTGCCCCGAGTGCGGGCAACCCGTCGAGGACTCGCCGCACGTCGACGCCATCGGCGAGTACGAGGCGCGCAGCGAGGCGTTGGAGTCGACGCTGTCGGACCTCCGGGAGCGACGCGAGACGCTGGAGTCGCGCCTCGACCGGGCGAAGTCGCTGGTCGAGACGGAGAACCGCGTCGGGGAACTCCGCAACAGCAGGGACCTGTTCGCGGAGCGAATCGAGGACGCCCGGGAGACGGTCGAGGAACGGCGGACGGAGGCAGAGACGCTCCGCGAGGAGGCCGACGAACTGGCGGCGGAGGCCGAGGAGAAGCGGACGGCGGCGACGACGCAGTCCGAAGCGGCCGCGGAGGCGGCCGAGACGGTCCGAGAACTCGAAGCCGACCTCGAATCCGTCGCCGACGCCGAGGAGCGACTCGACACGCTGTCGGACCTCCGTTCGACGCTGTCGGAGACCGAGTCCGAAATCGAGCGCCTCGAAGAGCGTCGCGAGAACCTCGCGGAGTTGAACGACGAACGCCGGGAGCGACTGGCGGACAAGCGCGACAGACGCTCCGAACTCGCCGACGACGTGGACGAGTCGACCGTCGAGGAGGCGACGGAGCAGCGAGAACGGGCGGAGACCTACCTCGAACAGGTGGACGACGAACTCGAATCGCTGCGCGAGAAACGAGACGAACTCCAGAACGAAATCGGCGGCGTCAAGGGCGAACTCGCGCAGTTGTCCGAACTCCGCGAGGACCGGGACGAACTCGCCGCCCGCGTCGACGCGCTCGAATCGCTTCACGCCGAGACCGAGGAACTGGAGGCGATGTACGGCGACCTGCGCGCGGAACTCCGCCAGCGCAACGTCGAGACGCTCGAACGGATGCTGAACGAGACGTTCGAACTCGTCTACGGCAACGACGCCTACTCCCGCATCCGCCTCGACGGCGAGTACGAACTGACGGTGTTCCAGAAGGACGGGACGGCGCTCGACCCCGAGCAGTTGTCCGGCGGGGAGCGAGCGCTGTTCAACCTCTCGCTGCGTACCGCCATCTACCGCCTCCTCGCGGAGGGAATCGAGGGGGCGGCGCCGATGCCGCCGCTCATCCTCGACGAACCGACGGTGTTCCTCGACTCGGGCCACGTCTCGCGCCTCGTGGACCTCGTCGACGAGATGCGTGACCTCGGCGTCCGACAGATAATCATCGTGAGCCACGACGACGAACTCGTCGGCGCGGCGGACGAACTCGTGACCGTGGAGAAGGACCCGACGAGCAACCGGTCGTCCGTACGGCAGGAGGACCCCGACGCGCTCGTCGCGGCGGAGTCGCTCGCGGACGACTGA
- the pan1 gene encoding proteasome-activating nucleotidase Pan1, which translates to MTDTVDDVDLPYDEDAASQQEKIQALQERLDVLESQNEEMRDKLLDANAENNKYQQKLERLTHENKKLKQSPLFVATVQEITDEGVIIKQHGNNQEALTEVTDELRDDLEPDSRVAVNNSLSIVKRLDNETDVRARVMQVEHSPEVSYADIGGLEQQMQEVRETVEMPLESPEMFEQVGIQPPSGVLLYGPPGTGKTMLAKAVANQTNATFIKMAGSELVHKFIGEGAKLVRDLFEVARENEPAVIFIDEIDAIASKRTDSKTSGDAEVQRTMMQLLSEMDGFEERGDIRIIAATNRFDMLDPAILRPGRFDRLIEVPKPDSEGREIIFQIHTRNMNVDDDVDFAQLAEMADEASGADVKAICTEAGMFAIRDDRTEIYMTDFVSAWEKIQAEADEDGDVSRAFA; encoded by the coding sequence ATGACCGACACTGTGGACGACGTCGACCTCCCGTACGACGAGGACGCGGCGTCGCAGCAGGAGAAAATTCAGGCGCTCCAAGAGCGCCTCGACGTTCTCGAATCTCAGAACGAGGAGATGCGGGACAAGTTGCTGGACGCGAACGCTGAGAACAACAAGTACCAGCAGAAACTGGAGCGACTGACCCACGAGAACAAGAAGCTCAAGCAGTCGCCGCTGTTCGTCGCCACCGTCCAAGAGATAACGGACGAGGGCGTCATCATCAAGCAGCACGGAAACAACCAGGAGGCGCTCACCGAGGTCACCGACGAACTGCGCGACGACCTCGAACCCGACTCCCGAGTCGCCGTCAACAACTCTCTGTCTATCGTCAAGCGACTCGACAACGAGACTGACGTGCGGGCGCGCGTCATGCAGGTCGAGCACAGCCCCGAGGTGAGCTACGCCGACATCGGCGGACTGGAACAGCAGATGCAGGAGGTCCGCGAGACGGTCGAGATGCCGCTCGAATCGCCCGAGATGTTCGAGCAGGTGGGCATCCAGCCCCCGTCCGGCGTCCTCCTCTACGGACCGCCGGGCACCGGGAAGACGATGCTCGCGAAGGCCGTCGCGAACCAGACGAACGCGACGTTCATCAAGATGGCCGGCTCCGAACTCGTGCACAAGTTCATCGGCGAGGGGGCGAAACTCGTCCGCGACCTGTTCGAGGTGGCGCGCGAGAACGAACCCGCCGTCATCTTCATCGACGAGATAGACGCCATCGCCTCCAAGCGCACGGACTCGAAGACGTCCGGCGACGCCGAGGTCCAGCGGACGATGATGCAACTGCTCAGCGAGATGGACGGCTTCGAGGAACGCGGCGACATCCGCATCATCGCGGCGACGAACCGCTTCGACATGCTCGACCCCGCCATCCTCCGGCCGGGCCGGTTCGACCGCCTCATCGAGGTGCCCAAGCCCGATTCCGAGGGTCGCGAGATAATCTTCCAGATTCACACGCGCAACATGAACGTCGACGACGACGTGGACTTCGCGCAACTCGCCGAGATGGCCGACGAAGCCTCCGGTGCCGACGTGAAGGCCATCTGCACGGAGGCCGGCATGTTCGCCATCCGCGACGACCGCACGGAGATATACATGACCGACTTCGTCTCCGCGTGGGAGAAGATTCAGGCCGAGGCGGACGAGGACGGCGACGTCTCTCGCGCCTTCGCGTAA